A genomic region of Armatimonadota bacterium contains the following coding sequences:
- the gatB gene encoding Asp-tRNA(Asn)/Glu-tRNA(Gln) amidotransferase subunit GatB — protein sequence MEYEPVIGLEVHAELLTESKMFCSCPNAFAGEPNSRTCPVCLGLPGSLPVANKKAVEFVIRTALALNCEVSSYSIFHRKNYFYPDLVKNYQISQYDYPIGRRGHIDITVNGVTKRIRIRRVHLEEDTGKLIHAGGNESFIDYNRSGVPLMEIVSEADIHSAEEAREYLVRLRAILTYLGVSDAKMEEGHMRCEPNISVRPKGTEMLGTRTELKNLNSFRAVYRGVDYEIRRQIEVLREGGKIVHETRRWDDEQGITTVMRGKEYEQEYRYFPEPDLVPMYFSPEFIEEQRRALPELPDQKKSRFMEEFGLPAYDAEILTDTREMAEYFEETVKMFPEPKTVSNWIMGDFTRMLNAAGIEIQESKVKPSDLATLLKMISDGTISGKIAKTVFEEMFATGKSPKEIVQARGMTQITGEEELIPVIDRVLDENPDVVAKIKGGDQKPMGFLVGQVMKYTQGRANPQLVNKLLAQRLSER from the coding sequence ATAGAGTACGAACCTGTAATCGGCTTGGAGGTTCATGCCGAACTGCTAACCGAAAGCAAGATGTTTTGCAGTTGTCCGAATGCCTTTGCCGGAGAGCCGAATTCGCGGACCTGTCCTGTGTGCCTGGGACTCCCTGGATCGCTTCCTGTTGCGAACAAAAAGGCGGTGGAGTTCGTCATTCGAACAGCCCTTGCACTTAATTGCGAGGTATCCAGTTACAGCATTTTCCATCGGAAGAATTACTTCTACCCTGACTTAGTGAAAAATTACCAGATATCTCAATATGATTATCCAATTGGGCGAAGGGGACATATCGACATAACAGTAAACGGCGTTACTAAACGCATTCGCATTCGGCGTGTTCACCTCGAAGAGGATACTGGCAAGCTGATTCACGCTGGCGGAAATGAAAGCTTCATAGACTACAACCGAAGCGGTGTTCCCCTCATGGAAATTGTTAGTGAGGCTGACATACATTCTGCTGAAGAGGCGCGGGAGTATCTGGTTCGTCTTCGAGCAATACTTACCTATCTTGGCGTAAGCGATGCCAAGATGGAAGAGGGCCATATGCGGTGCGAACCAAACATATCTGTCCGTCCCAAAGGTACTGAGATGCTTGGCACGCGCACCGAGCTCAAAAATTTAAACTCGTTCCGCGCAGTTTATCGTGGTGTGGATTATGAGATAAGACGCCAGATTGAAGTACTAAGGGAGGGCGGTAAGATAGTTCACGAAACCCGGCGCTGGGATGACGAACAAGGCATTACAACCGTAATGCGAGGCAAGGAATACGAACAAGAATACCGATACTTCCCTGAACCCGACCTTGTGCCGATGTACTTTTCCCCAGAGTTCATTGAGGAGCAAAGGAGGGCTCTGCCGGAACTTCCCGATCAAAAGAAATCTCGGTTTATGGAAGAATTTGGCCTCCCAGCTTATGATGCTGAAATCCTTACCGATACGCGCGAAATGGCAGAGTATTTCGAGGAAACTGTGAAGATGTTTCCCGAACCCAAAACTGTCAGCAACTGGATTATGGGCGACTTCACTCGCATGTTGAACGCCGCTGGGATTGAGATACAAGAGTCCAAAGTCAAGCCTTCAGACCTTGCCACTTTGCTCAAAATGATCTCCGATGGTACTATTAGCGGCAAAATTGCAAAAACAGTCTTTGAGGAAATGTTTGCGACCGGTAAGTCACCGAAAGAAATCGTGCAAGCAAGAGGAATGACCCAAATTACTGGCGAGGAAGAGCTCATTCCCGTGATTGACCGCGTGCTCGACGAAAATCCCGATGTCGTTGCGAAGATAAAAGGCGGCGA
- a CDS encoding alpha-galactosidase → MIGILMGVAILAALQLASGANITTGEIVTAHRWATAKFQGIVEKASPKSGLLVLANHDPVQRNARAGRPLNIAGTQYSRGLYYHATSKVVVRLPGPGANFTAFVGVDSNEQTSGGRGSIIFSVKANEKELFNSGIMREGNDPIAVNVPLNGSTEFTLEVSDAGDGIACDQADWADAKATMEDGSEIWLGDLPIVGNDQAQMFDSEPPFSFTYDGKLSSEFLKTWTVERKSKNLDNHKVEHTTVYRDKKTGLVVRLAAIEYKYFPIVEWIIYFKNTGSADTPIISDLKALDCLFIRSGSENFVLHHHVGSPCLPNDYQPLADILPAGAHKHIATSGGRSSNSDLPYFNIQSGFDGVIMAIGWPGQWAADFIRESEKCLRARAGQELTHFKLHPGEEVRTPLIVLQFWQGDRLRAHNIWRRWMLEHNLPKPYGKQVQPQMAGCSSHQYGEMVYADSESQKFFIDRYIEEGIQIDYWWMDAGWYVNETGWPNTGTWEVDTKRFPGGLRQISDHAHAKGVKTIVWFEPERVTPGTWIYEKHPEWLLGPDGNQKLLNLGNPEALRWLTEHVDKLIVEQGIDLYRNDFNIDPLPYWRGNDSEDRQGITEIKYVEGFLAFWDELRRRHPNMLIDTCASGGRRNDLETLRRAVPLLRSDYILEPIGQQCHTYGISFWIPFFGTGVNQFDAYSFRSAICPHITGCWDMRVKDSDYKIVRKLVEQWRKVAPYMLGDYYPLTSYSLNTDVWIAWQFDHPDLGEGMVQAFRRPASPYESARFKLHGLDPNSEYIITNLDTNQSSIKRGCDLIERGLQIFLKNQPDSAIVSYKRKSSK, encoded by the coding sequence ATGATTGGGATATTAATGGGGGTGGCGATATTGGCAGCCTTACAGTTGGCAAGCGGGGCGAATATTACGACCGGCGAGATTGTAACTGCACATCGCTGGGCGACGGCGAAGTTCCAAGGCATTGTAGAAAAAGCGAGCCCTAAGTCTGGTTTGCTAGTTCTTGCAAACCACGACCCAGTGCAGAGAAATGCCCGAGCTGGCCGCCCTCTGAACATTGCTGGCACCCAGTACAGCCGAGGCCTTTATTATCATGCTACTAGCAAGGTTGTTGTGCGCCTTCCTGGTCCAGGAGCAAACTTCACAGCATTTGTCGGCGTTGATAGTAACGAGCAAACCAGCGGCGGGCGCGGGAGCATTATATTCTCCGTTAAAGCAAACGAGAAAGAACTCTTCAATTCTGGTATCATGCGGGAGGGCAATGATCCTATCGCTGTCAATGTGCCTTTAAATGGCTCAACCGAGTTCACGCTGGAGGTAAGCGATGCCGGCGATGGAATAGCTTGCGACCAAGCAGACTGGGCCGATGCAAAAGCCACCATGGAGGATGGGTCCGAAATATGGTTAGGAGATTTACCAATTGTAGGAAATGACCAGGCTCAAATGTTCGACTCAGAGCCTCCGTTCTCCTTTACCTACGATGGCAAGCTTTCCTCGGAATTCCTCAAAACATGGACGGTTGAGCGAAAGTCCAAAAATCTCGATAATCATAAGGTTGAGCACACGACCGTCTATAGAGATAAAAAAACTGGTCTGGTTGTTCGGCTTGCGGCAATAGAATATAAGTATTTTCCCATTGTTGAATGGATAATCTACTTTAAAAATACCGGTTCAGCTGACACGCCCATTATTTCAGACTTGAAAGCATTAGATTGTCTATTTATCAGAAGTGGCAGTGAGAACTTTGTCCTCCACCATCACGTTGGAAGCCCATGCCTTCCCAACGACTACCAGCCACTTGCTGACATACTTCCAGCTGGTGCACATAAGCATATTGCTACCTCAGGTGGACGCTCATCTAATAGCGATTTGCCTTACTTCAACATTCAATCAGGCTTCGATGGAGTAATAATGGCAATAGGCTGGCCTGGGCAATGGGCGGCGGATTTCATACGCGAAAGCGAGAAATGTCTTCGAGCGAGGGCAGGCCAGGAGCTGACACACTTCAAACTCCATCCTGGCGAGGAGGTTCGCACGCCCTTAATTGTACTCCAATTTTGGCAAGGTGACCGCCTTCGCGCTCACAACATTTGGCGTCGGTGGATGCTCGAACACAACCTTCCTAAACCTTATGGCAAACAAGTTCAGCCTCAGATGGCTGGATGCAGTTCCCACCAATATGGTGAAATGGTCTATGCAGACAGCGAAAGCCAGAAGTTTTTTATCGACCGATACATAGAGGAAGGCATTCAAATTGATTATTGGTGGATGGACGCCGGGTGGTACGTAAACGAAACCGGCTGGCCCAACACTGGCACTTGGGAAGTGGATACTAAGCGATTTCCAGGAGGGCTCCGGCAAATTAGCGACCATGCTCATGCTAAGGGTGTTAAAACAATAGTTTGGTTCGAACCTGAGCGAGTAACACCCGGAACATGGATTTATGAGAAACATCCTGAGTGGCTTTTGGGGCCCGATGGTAATCAGAAGCTCCTAAATCTTGGCAACCCTGAGGCTTTAAGATGGCTCACGGAACATGTGGATAAGCTTATTGTCGAGCAAGGAATTGATTTGTATCGAAACGACTTTAATATTGACCCACTGCCCTATTGGCGAGGAAATGATTCCGAAGATAGACAAGGCATAACTGAAATTAAATATGTAGAGGGATTTCTTGCATTTTGGGACGAGCTGCGGCGGCGGCATCCGAACATGCTAATTGACACTTGCGCATCTGGCGGACGAAGGAACGACCTAGAGACTCTGCGGCGGGCCGTGCCTCTCCTCCGAAGTGATTATATTTTGGAGCCAATTGGTCAGCAATGCCACACGTATGGAATCTCGTTCTGGATTCCTTTCTTTGGAACAGGTGTAAACCAGTTTGACGCTTACAGTTTCAGAAGTGCCATATGCCCTCATATAACAGGATGTTGGGATATGCGAGTAAAGGATTCTGACTACAAAATTGTCAGAAAACTTGTCGAGCAATGGCGAAAGGTTGCGCCGTATATGCTCGGAGATTACTATCCGCTAACATCCTACAGCTTAAATACCGACGTATGGATAGCTTGGCAATTCGACCATCCCGACCTTGGCGAAGGTATGGTTCAAGCATTTCGCCGTCCAGCTAGCCCCTATGAATCCGCAAGATTCAAGCTTCACGGACTTGATCCAAACTCTGAATATATCATTACAAACCTTGATACAAATCAATCATCAATTAAAAGAGGATGCGACCTTATTGAAAGGGGCTTGCAAATCTTTCTGAAAAACCAGCCCGATTCTGCAATTGTTTCATACAAGCGCAAATCTTCAAAATGA
- the gatC gene encoding Asp-tRNA(Asn)/Glu-tRNA(Gln) amidotransferase subunit GatC, with translation MRLSKAEVEHVAWLARLELSDEEKQRLTGHLNEIMVHFEKLQQLDTNEVAPTSHSIPVQNIYREDVVGQCLSADQALSNAPEARDDYFVVPQVVET, from the coding sequence ATGAGGCTAAGCAAGGCAGAGGTTGAACATGTTGCCTGGCTTGCGCGGCTTGAGCTTTCCGATGAGGAAAAACAGCGGCTCACAGGGCATCTTAATGAGATTATGGTCCACTTTGAAAAGCTCCAACAATTGGATACCAATGAAGTGGCTCCCACCTCGCACTCGATACCTGTGCAAAATATATATCGTGAAGACGTTGTTGGGCAGTGTTTGTCTGCGGACCAAGCTCTTTCAAATGCTCCTGAGGCGCGCGATGATTATTTCGTCGTCCCACAAGTTGTAGAGACGTAA
- the gatA gene encoding Asp-tRNA(Asn)/Glu-tRNA(Gln) amidotransferase subunit GatA — MQNKDSLRHRASGTTQEESDLHLHTLTAHELHEMLKARKVSSVELTRAVLERISAVEDKVKAYVTIVGESALEAANAVDEKIARGEEISPLAGIPTAIKDNMCTAGVLTTCSSKILYNYIPPYGATVVKRLIDSGAVVIGKTNLDEFAMGSSTENSAFFATRNPWNLSKVPGGSSGGSAAAVSADEAILALGSDTGGSIRQPASFCGIVGMKPTYGRVSRYGLVAFASSLDQIGPMTKDVTDTAILLNAICGKDPLDSTSVDLPVPDFTRALRNDVRGLKIGVPKEFFAQGVRPEIADAVMKGVELLCSLGADFRELSMPIMEYTLPTYYILAPAEASSNLARYDGVRYGYRSEHSPDVLTMFAKTRQEGFGAEVKQRIMIGTYVLSAGYYDAYYLKAQKVRTLVRQAYDEAFKEFDVLISPTSPTVAFGIGEKVDDPLEMKLADVCTIPINLAGIPAISVPCGFSEGLPIGMQIMGRPFDEETILRVAYTFEQNTEYHTKKPLL, encoded by the coding sequence ATGCAAAATAAAGACAGCCTGAGGCATAGAGCTAGCGGTACTACACAGGAGGAGAGCGATTTGCACCTACATACTCTAACAGCCCATGAGCTGCACGAAATGCTTAAAGCCCGAAAGGTAAGCTCGGTTGAACTCACTCGGGCGGTATTGGAACGCATTTCGGCGGTTGAAGATAAAGTTAAGGCATATGTAACAATTGTTGGCGAATCGGCGCTCGAGGCGGCGAATGCTGTTGACGAGAAAATCGCTCGCGGGGAAGAGATTAGCCCACTTGCTGGCATCCCCACTGCTATCAAAGATAACATGTGTACCGCTGGGGTCCTCACAACATGTTCCTCTAAAATTCTCTACAACTACATTCCGCCGTACGGTGCTACCGTTGTTAAGCGCCTGATTGACAGCGGGGCAGTCGTAATCGGGAAAACGAACTTAGACGAGTTTGCAATGGGTTCTTCGACCGAGAATTCTGCTTTTTTTGCAACAAGGAACCCATGGAATCTTTCTAAAGTTCCCGGTGGATCAAGTGGAGGCTCGGCAGCTGCAGTCTCAGCCGATGAGGCGATTCTAGCTCTTGGCTCGGATACGGGCGGTTCGATACGCCAGCCGGCTTCTTTCTGTGGCATTGTTGGAATGAAACCAACTTATGGCAGGGTTTCTCGCTATGGTTTAGTAGCTTTCGCTTCATCTCTTGATCAAATTGGCCCTATGACGAAGGATGTCACCGATACTGCAATTCTACTCAATGCCATCTGCGGCAAAGATCCGCTTGATTCGACGTCGGTTGACCTGCCTGTGCCCGATTTTACAAGGGCACTGAGAAACGACGTTAGAGGACTCAAGATCGGCGTCCCGAAGGAATTTTTTGCGCAGGGGGTTCGCCCTGAAATTGCAGATGCAGTAATGAAAGGCGTGGAGTTGTTATGCAGCCTAGGCGCCGATTTTCGTGAACTATCTATGCCAATAATGGAGTATACGCTCCCAACCTACTACATCCTTGCACCCGCAGAGGCTAGCTCGAACCTTGCCCGTTATGACGGCGTCCGGTATGGCTATCGAAGCGAGCACTCGCCTGATGTGCTCACTATGTTCGCAAAGACAAGGCAAGAGGGTTTCGGCGCCGAAGTTAAGCAAAGGATAATGATTGGTACCTATGTTCTAAGCGCCGGCTATTATGATGCATACTATCTGAAAGCGCAGAAAGTTCGCACTCTTGTACGCCAAGCATATGACGAGGCGTTCAAAGAATTCGATGTGCTAATCAGCCCAACTTCGCCGACAGTTGCTTTTGGGATTGGTGAGAAGGTTGATGACCCGCTTGAAATGAAGTTGGCGGATGTTTGCACAATACCCATAAATTTGGCAGGAATTCCAGCAATTTCAGTGCCATGTGGCTTTAGTGAGGGTTTGCCTATCGGAATGCAGATTATGGGCAGGCCATTTGATGAAGAAACCATTCTTCGCGTAGCGTATACTTTCGAGCAGAATACGGAGTACCATACAAAGAAGCCACTCCTTTAG
- the nth gene encoding endonuclease III: MEDKRRRVQEILEILKRTHPKPEVMLNFTTPFELLVATILAAQSTDVKVNEVTARLFKKYRSPEDFANADPKELETDIHETGFFRQKAKSIIEASKEIVSRYGGKVPDTIEELTKLPGVGRKTANVILARAYGKPAIIVDTHVLRVSARLGLVDPILAEKKEADKVEMALREIVPEEDWVAFSDAIVALGRTICTARSPKHSICPILHLCPTGQAEIKAKKDCK; encoded by the coding sequence ATGGAAGACAAAAGAAGGCGAGTACAAGAAATTCTAGAAATCCTAAAACGCACACACCCCAAGCCTGAAGTAATGCTTAATTTCACGACACCCTTCGAGCTGCTGGTCGCCACAATCCTTGCCGCCCAGAGCACCGATGTGAAGGTCAACGAGGTGACGGCAAGGTTATTCAAAAAGTACAGATCGCCCGAAGACTTTGCAAACGCTGATCCAAAAGAGCTTGAAACAGACATCCACGAGACTGGATTTTTCCGCCAAAAGGCCAAATCAATAATAGAAGCCTCCAAGGAAATCGTCAGCCGCTATGGCGGAAAAGTACCCGACACCATTGAGGAACTAACAAAGCTTCCTGGTGTAGGGCGCAAGACGGCAAACGTCATTCTAGCGCGTGCTTACGGTAAGCCGGCAATAATAGTAGATACGCACGTCCTGCGTGTCTCAGCACGATTGGGGCTGGTGGACCCCATACTTGCCGAGAAAAAGGAAGCGGACAAGGTTGAAATGGCGCTACGGGAAATAGTCCCCGAAGAGGATTGGGTTGCATTCAGCGATGCAATCGTCGCTTTAGGACGTACAATCTGCACAGCTCGGTCGCCAAAACATAGCATTTGTCCCATTTTGCATCTTTGTCCCACTGGCCAAGCTGAAATTAAAGCGAAGAAGGATTGTAAGTGA